GGGACGCCCGGACGCCCGGCGAAGTCGCCCGAACGGCGGCCAAGAAGGGCTACCCCGACGAGGCCGTCCGGCGACTCACCGACGCCTTCCGGGAGGTCAGATACGGCGACCTGCCCCGTGACGACCGGACCGACTCGGCCCGGTCGGCGCTCGACCGACTCCGGGACTTCTGGAGGGACGAGAAATGATTCGCCGGACCGCGAGACTCGCCGGCCGCGCCACCGCCAAACTTCGCCAGCCACGGAGCCTCTGGGGTATCGGCGGGGCGTCACTGGCGCTCGCGCTCGGCGTGGCCCTCCTGCCGTGGCTGTTCCCGGCCGGCGTCTTCCGGCCGATTTCGAGAATCGTCGCCTCGCCGATTGCTATCGTGCTGTTCGGCGTCGTCGCGGGCCTGCTGGGCGCGCAGGCCCTGCGCCAGACCGCGACCGACGCGGCGGTCGAGAAGAACCGGCGCGAGCGAGGACGAGCGCAGGACCGACGAGGCCGGTCGGCGTCCGACCGATGGACGCCCGCCCGACCCCCGGAGAAGGCCTACTACGACGAGTACCGGACGACCGGCGAGGAAATCGACTCGGTGTTCGAGTTGGACCCCGGCGAGTCCGCCGACCTCCCGGCCCGGCGACGGAAAGCCCGCAAGCGAATCCGCGAGGTCGCAATCGCGGTCGTCTCTGCCGACGAGAACGTGAGCGAGGAGACCGCCGCTCGGCGAATCTCGGACGGGACGTGGACCGACGACCCGCGGGCGGCGGCGCTCCTCGGCGGGCGACACCTCGCGCCGCTCCGGACCCGCATCCGCGACTGGGCCAGCGGCGAGCGGTTCGAGCGGTGGGCGACCCACGCGCTCGACGCAATCGAGGCCCGCGAGCGTGGCGAACCTCCCGAACGCGAGGAAATCCGCGAGCGGGGCGAGGTAGACGTGGACAGTTCCGATACATATAATTTTAATTCTAAAAGCAATCCAGAGGTGTCTCAGCGATGAACGAGCGAGTCGTCGCCATCGCGCTGATGGTCGGCGTCCTCGGCGTCGTCTACTTCGGGGCCTTCCGCGTGACCAGCGCGAGGAGAGACACTCGGAGTCGAAGCGACGGGCAGAGTACCGTCCGGAAGATGCTGGACCGCGGCAGGGCCGGGTCGAGTGACGGCGAGAGAGCCGAATCCGACGACCCGGATTCGGACGACGACGAGGCGGACGCGGACGACGATGGGGAATCGAACGCGGACGACGAACCGGCCGTAATCAGGACCGGCCCGCGGTGGAACCCCGGCACGACCGTCGCCCTGCTGGCGGGCGCTGGCGGCATCCTGACCAAGAACACGACGATATTCCTCGCGGGCGTCGTCGGATTCGCCTACGCGGCCTACCAGTACGGCACCCGGCCGCCCGCGTTCTCGGTGTCGGTCGAGCGCGAGATTTCCGAGCGGTCGCCCCTGCCGAGCAGGGAAGTCGAAGTGACCGTCATCGTCCGAAACGACGGCGAGGAGCCAATCGCGGACCTCAGAGTCGTTGACGGCGTGCCGGAGCGACTCGGCGTCGTGGAAGGCTCACCCCGCCATTGCACCAGTCTCCGGGCGGGCGAGGAGGCCGCCTTCTCCTACTCGGTCCGGGCACAGCGCGGGACCCACGAGTTCGGACCGACCAGTCTGGTGGCCCGGAACGTCAGCGGGAGCGCCGAACGCCGGTTCGAGCGCGAGGCCGAGGGTCGAATCACCTGCGAGACCAGAGCCGACGACGTGCCCCTCCCGGCAGACACCTCGTCGCACCCCGGCCACATCACGACCGACTCGGGCGGCGAGGGCGTCGAGTTCTACGCCACCCGCGAGTACCAGTCGGCCGACCCGATGAGTCGAATCGACTGGAAGCGATACGCCAAGGTCGGCGAGTTGACCACCGTGGAGTTCCGCGAGAACCGGTCGGCGACCGTGATGGTGGTCGTGGACGCCCGAACCCCCGCCAGAGTCGCCCAGCGGGCGGGCGAACCCGACGCGGTGGAGTTGAGCGAGTACGCCGCCGAGCGACTCGCCGAGGCCTTCGTCCGGCGCAACGACAGGGTGGGACTGGCCGTCTTCGGCCCGGCAGAGACCTACCTCGCGCCCGGCGGCGGCGACGAGCAGGTCGCCCGATTCCGGGCCGAACTCGACGCCAGCGCCCGCGAGCGAACGCCGACCGCGGGCATCTTCGACGACAGTCGGCAAAATCGGGCGAACGAATCCCGCTTCGACACCCTCCGCAAGCGGATGCCTGACTCGGCCCAAGTCGTGTTCCTCTCGCCGATGGCCGACGACTACGCCGTCGAGGTCGCAAAGCGATTCCGGGCCTACGGCCACGCCGTGACGGTCGTGAGTCCAGACGTGACGGGGACCGACACGCCCGGCGGCGGCGTCGAGCGAATCGAGCGCGCCCGGCGACTCGCCGAGGTCCGGACCGGTGAGATTCGGGTGGCCGACTGGTCGCCCGACGACCCGATACGGGTCGCCATCTCGAAGGCGACCGCGAGGTGGTCGGGATGAACGGACGCGACTCCGGTGGTCCCGAACGAGGAGCGACCAGTTTCGGCGGAACCGTCGCGCTCGTCGTGACCGCGCTGGTCGGCATCGCGCTCGGGGTCGCCGAGGGTGCCCTCTGGCCCACGCTCGGCGGACTCGCGGGAGCGGTGATTTCTGCGCTCGGCGTCAGGGCAATGCAGTCCGAGGCCAACGCCCGGCGGGCGGTCGGAAGCGTCGGCGTCGTCGTCGGCGCGTCGATATTCGCCGGCGTGGCGGTGGTCGGGGGCGAAGCGGTCGCGCTGTTGGTCGGAATCTCAGCGGCGGGGGCAGGAATCAACGCCATCGTCTCGTTCGACGCGCGAGTCGAGCAACCGGCGGTTGAAGCCGTCTGGCGGTCGGCGACCCTCCTCACGGTCGGGGCGGTCGTCGCAGTCGCCGTCCACCTCGGGATGGTCGGCGCGATGGGGCGACTGGCGGGTGCCGGCGTCTCGGGCCTGCTGTCGGCCAGTGCGCTCGCCCTGCTGGTGGTCCTGCAGGTCGAAATCTTCGTCCTCGCCGAGTTGATGCGCCTCGCGGTGCCGATACTCGACCGGTGGCTCCCCGAAAATCGGGACGTTCGCGGGGCGACGCTGGCCCGGTTCGACTTCCGATTCGAGGACGCCCCGCGGGCCTACTGGGCCGCGTTCGCGG
This genomic window from Halorussus lipolyticus contains:
- a CDS encoding DUF7269 family protein, which codes for MIRRTARLAGRATAKLRQPRSLWGIGGASLALALGVALLPWLFPAGVFRPISRIVASPIAIVLFGVVAGLLGAQALRQTATDAAVEKNRRERGRAQDRRGRSASDRWTPARPPEKAYYDEYRTTGEEIDSVFELDPGESADLPARRRKARKRIREVAIAVVSADENVSEETAARRISDGTWTDDPRAAALLGGRHLAPLRTRIRDWASGERFERWATHALDAIEARERGEPPEREEIRERGEVDVDSSDTYNFNSKSNPEVSQR
- a CDS encoding DUF58 domain-containing protein → MNERVVAIALMVGVLGVVYFGAFRVTSARRDTRSRSDGQSTVRKMLDRGRAGSSDGERAESDDPDSDDDEADADDDGESNADDEPAVIRTGPRWNPGTTVALLAGAGGILTKNTTIFLAGVVGFAYAAYQYGTRPPAFSVSVEREISERSPLPSREVEVTVIVRNDGEEPIADLRVVDGVPERLGVVEGSPRHCTSLRAGEEAAFSYSVRAQRGTHEFGPTSLVARNVSGSAERRFEREAEGRITCETRADDVPLPADTSSHPGHITTDSGGEGVEFYATREYQSADPMSRIDWKRYAKVGELTTVEFRENRSATVMVVVDARTPARVAQRAGEPDAVELSEYAAERLAEAFVRRNDRVGLAVFGPAETYLAPGGGDEQVARFRAELDASARERTPTAGIFDDSRQNRANESRFDTLRKRMPDSAQVVFLSPMADDYAVEVAKRFRAYGHAVTVVSPDVTGTDTPGGGVERIERARRLAEVRTGEIRVADWSPDDPIRVAISKATARWSG